The stretch of DNA AAACGAAAGAGATCGAGATTGTGGTGACAGGAAGCTTTAAACTGGCTTAAACTGGTTTACAAAAAGTTGTGGTTGAGCAGAATATCTTTTCTTGGTGTAAGATTTTCCACTTGGAAATTCCTACTGTTTATTAAGAACGCCCCCTCGTCTGCTTTACAAAATGCGTGGTATAAGCGTTTTGCTGAAAGAAATACAGCATGTTCCCCGCTAGCAGAGGGCCCTTTTCTTTTGTAGGGGTATGGAATGGTCTTTGCGAGCATTTGCGAGCATGCGAGCAGTGTGTTTATTTTTGCGAGCTCGAGCAGTTATCAATTTTTTTGCGAGCAGCGAGCACTTAAGAAAAATGCAGATGGCGAGCAGCGAGCACTTTAGAAAAATACAGATTGCGAGCAGCGAGCACTTTGAGTAGTTCGTAAATTTTCCGCTAGCCGGAATTTGCGCCGAGTAATAGCTAATAATCTCGCTGACACCTCCAAAACAGAGCAATAGGTGCAAAGCTAAGGCGGTTCAACCAATCCCAGCAGCTTACagccaatttttctttcttgatgaCAAATTACGTCACGTAGCTTCACGTGAGTCATTGGGTGAACGCTCAAGAACTACAAGAGCTCTCAAATCTCTCAAGGAGATCTACTACTGTAGATCCAAAGCCCGGTTTCCATCTCTGTCTAACCCGACGCTTAAATGGAAGGTGCGGGATTTTGGTTATATAGTTATTATGAAATGTAAATAACGTGACATCAGTCTAACAAGCATTTTGGGCTTCAGTTTCAATTATCGGCAAACTGGTTTCCCGCTGATTGACTGAAAAAGATTCAACGCAATAAAGCGTTATTTATTTGGAGCCTTCTAGAATCTAACCAATTACAGCCGTACAGATCAGCTGACAGGCTCTAGTACTAGCTCTGAAGGTCAAAGAGTACTGAAATTTCGAGCAATCGAGCTCATTTTAACGAGATTCCGAGCATTTTCAGAAATTTTGCAAGCACGAGCAAGCGAGCACCCGTGTAATTTTTGCGAGCAATTCGAGCAAAGGCCAAATTTTGCGAGCACTTTCAAATTGAATGGGACCATTGGATACCCTTTTTGTGTTCGCTGGGTTAACGAGAACGAGAAAGAGATCTCTGCCGTGGGTCGAAActcaaccgccgtccacaaccttggaagGCACTCTttaaaccgcatgccccatgatatgtttgctgactgtgacttgagcccgctgtgtcacgcgcattcctttacagtaagtccgctgttgttaagtgagtcCACACAACAtaaagtatcacgtgaggattcggtcgctaagcaACCGACGCGCAAGCTCAACACAGTGGATTTCGACCCATGGTAGATGTCGCTTTTTTCGTTCTCGTCAGTCCAGCGAACGTAAAAGAAAGGAGACCTTTGCTGGCATGGAATAGAGCATGCAGAGTATATGATATTCACCCCATAGCTAAACGGAAAGAGAAACtctcaatgaaagaacattatTACCGGGtcataaaagaaaaagatatttaatgtttcattgCGGTCAATGTTTATTCTTTCCAAGTTTTTATTCCTACTGTTCGTTGTCTTTGAGGTCGGGGATAACGTTTGTTAGTGGCATCTTTACGTACGCCGTTACCCTTATTCTCCTTAACACTGATGATCGGGATGAAAGCATCTCTGCAGGCCACTGGAAGGACTTTTTGGTGAGTAATGCATCACACAGGATCGAGCCTATAATCACGAGGCTACGACAGGAGAAAAATAAGGCAGTTCTCTATATATATCTTTCAAGGCTCCTAATTTTTCAATACCCTTAGTTCCGAAATTAGAAAAACCCCAACTCTATAATGTCCTTTAAATACAAATCGATCTGAAGATTTCTTAATCAACAATTATTaacttctttctttcctttctttattttctcttcGATCCATCTCTAGTAACACACCTAAACATCTTACTCGATATTGGGACTGAACTCTTTCCTAGCCGTTGAATAAGCTCCCTGGTTTCTTTTAGGTGTCCTCGCCATACATATTACCATAACTTTAATCATTATTTGTAAATCGTATTGCTATGTggcaaaatttaataaaatgaataaaaataaaatttcctgATATTTTAAGATTTTCGAACGGCGAGGCTGTGAATGGGGAGGTGCTGAAGAAACGAAGACTGATacagcgacgaaaacgtcatttaattaaaattatatCTTTGCGAAAATGTCGATTACTCCACCTTTTTCACGTTGTACAGTATGAGTAAAATAACCGGATTTGTACGAACAGTTTTcaagtaatattttaaaaacgaGTGCTTCATTGTATTTCCAAACGTAAGAAACACAAACCACGACTCCGTAGGCCGAGTGGTTTAAATGTTTTCGTGCGTTGGAAATCCAATGAAGCACGACGCTCGagattttgaaatttcttctccaacaaaaaagaattataattttaGTCACCATGCCAGTCGCGGCCCTCTCTCGGCCAAAGCAACTATATCATCGATTTACTCCCGCGGGTTAAAATAGTCCCTCGATAAAATATCCCGCCAGTTACGAGGGCTACTGTTTCATGACTTCTTATAACAATAGGTCTTTATTTCATCAATTCTCGCTTATAACAAATAGTCTCTACATCCCGCAGAAGATAGAAGTGGGTATTAGTTGCCTCAACGCATCATCGCTAATCCGTTCGTATTTCTTGTAGGAGATGTCCTTTATCGTTGTCAGTGCGGGATGTTTATTTTCCTTGATTTTCCACTTGGGAACTAAGGAACCCATTGCTGGGGTACAAATTAGAAAAGGTTTGTAAATCGCTCATTAATGTGTTGGTGTTCCAGTCGGTTTCCGCTTGTTCCAGAAGACTCAAAGCCAATAATTTAATTGCACCAATGAGGAGAAATCTCATGCTTTCATATcacaatttattcaaaatattacttGATTTGAGATTGGCGCAAGGTACGTTCCCCAAAAAACTACAACATCCTTCATCAAATAAAGATGACGTTTTGCTGGCTAAAAAAGTCAAGAATATTTTCCTGATGTTGAGGGTACATTTGGGAGGGTGATTTTTTGGAACCAGGCAATAAAGAACTTGCGTATTTAAAGTATTTGGCGAGATAAAAGATCGACTTTTAGGGGGCAACATGTTCCTCGTTACATGCGCGCTTACAACAAAAGCGCGCGATGAACCACCACGGAACCGTTAATGGCATTATTGTTGCTTTGTTTATACAACTTCATAAGAAAAGTTAATAATGTAATTTGCTGGCGGGACGAATGACTCCACATTCTGTCACGTTATTGTAGCTGTGAATTTTTAAGAGCAGCACTGAGAGAACGCAATAAATCCCCTTTATTAAAACTCTGAAACTATTTTTACTGGACAATAAAATGGCAAGTactgaattcggctttcgtgtGATCATTGAATAAGCGAAGATCTCAAAGTGCTTTACCTTCTGAAGAGGCAAAATTCTTTATTTCATAGTCAGTCTCGTCATCCATtgctttgattgattgattgtgaAATGTTTCAGATAAGTTTATCAGCGGAGAAAGACACAGAAACCCAACAGCGGAGCTTCCTGAAAAGGTGGTTGGAGTTTTCTGTTTGTACGACGAAAAAGACCTCAACGTGGCATTGCCGGTGGGTTCCAATTCACAGTTACCAGACTTGCACTTAGATATTACTGGCAAAGAATTCACAGAGGATGACATTGTGGTTGGAAACACAGGCTTTGATGAAAGTTGCGGTGATTCATTCATCAAGTGTACAGATGACTTGCACTTCACAGATCAAAAAAAACAGGCGTCAAGTTACGAGTTCAGTTTTTCAAATCCTGGTTTTAAAACTTCTGATGAACTGGTCAGAGAtagtgaaaagaaaaatccGGAGCAAGACACAAGTGAGCATTCAAACAGCGAAAAATTCAGCTTTTCAAATCTTACTTTTGTTAACGAAGACAAACAGGGAGCCCAACATGATCAAGCACAGCCTCAGAAAACAAGCGGAAAATTTGACGATGCTCGAAACGACATTTCAATAGAGGAACGACTAGATTTAGATGTCAGTGAGGGTTACGCCTCCTCGCCGGAAACTGATTCTGTCGGTTCCAATGACATACAACAAGACAAGGACACTAATAAAGAACCTTCATGTCAAACTGTACTCGGACATCTCTCTCCTCAACCCAGTCGAAGAACTTCCTTTCCCGAGGAGATAGGTAAAAGTTTCGTCGGTGTCGATGTGATTATCAACAAAATAAACAAGCAAGGCAATGAAAGAAGGAAAACAAGTAAAAGCTGGATTGACTGGTTTAAGAATCCAATGTTTTACAAGGTACTATCGTTCATATTTAACTAGTTATTGAAGCCCGCATAATTGAATTTGGGCCAATGACAATAGACGTAGACAAGCAAATTAACTAATGATGGGGCAAGTCCAACACATGCAGCTCGCGAGCAAGCGCGGGAAAGCGCGTCTGAGCCAATCACGATCACGATGGGTTTGCCCATGATTGGCTAACAATGCGACACGAGATTCTTAAAGCCAATCACACGCAATCTAAAGCAACTGATCACAAAATTTCCTCGACATTCTATTGAGGACTACTCTAAGGAAAAAATGATTATATCAAAATCCTATCCCCATTGATATTACTGATTGCTGACTTTTCCTTGCACAGATCTCCTTCGCCTACATGTGTACTCGTGTTATTCAAGGATACAGTCTCTCTTATGTCCCCATGTACTTAATGGATACACTCGAATTTGAGAAGGTAGGACCATGCATGGGTTATAGTACATTTGTCACAGAACAAATCGTTTTTGCGAGAGCGATCTATTTCTTATGTGTATAAAATGTCCCGTTTTTATGGTTTCCAGGAATCAATCGCTTATTTTCCTCTCGTTATCCTGGCAAGTGGAGTTTTTTCCAGCTTAGGCGCGAAGAAACTTGACAAGATACTGGGAGCCAAGGTGATTGACCCTCTTTTACAGGCAAAGATATTTATTTTAATGCTTGGTGGGAGATGGAGGTGGATGTGGGGACcgaggaatttaaaaaaaaaaacagtttggaGTCATTTCGCGATTGCATAATTATGATCGGTAATAAGATTAGAAAATTTCTGGACTGGTATCCAGGACCGTGCGCTTGCATTTTATGATACTCCGCCATTTCGCTATCAAGCCATTTGTGAGGCGTTCATCTTACAACTTTCTTTAAGTGCGACAATCCTTCGCTTTCCTTTTGTATCCTCATTTCCATAACCTTCTTTCGCCATTCTTAAACTCCGGGTTGTTTTTGAACGCGTTGCCAAAGAAAATTGTTAACATCATGTCCGCTGATCAATTCAAAAAAGCCCTACTTGAGATTTTAATTAGTGAGGAGCATATTCTGTTTATTATTCTTATCTGTAGTAGTTCTTTTTATCTGTAACCTTATGCTAAAATGAATATATTGTAGGATATTTTCATTAATCAATTTTATTATGTCTTTCTTGATGGTCGCCCCTTTTGCAAGACTGTCAGGCTCCGTGCAAACGGAGCAACCGCACCCAACACTGCACCCAACCGCACCCAACACCGCACCCAACACCGCACCCAACACTGTTGGGAGAAGTAGGTTCGGCAGAAGTTGGATGATGTTGGTAATTGTGCGCAAAGGGATGCGACAACTACTAACAATGTAAGGACTTGCTGTGTACGAGGGTCTTTAGGGAAAGGCGGGATACGACCATTTTAAAAGACTttttaaacttacaaaattcggctgcaatcttgttttcaacatgttatTGCGTTCCTATTTCCATGAAGATCATATGTAATGGAGTGTGTGGCCCTAACAATGTTGGGAGAGCTGTGCAAACAGATCCAACATCCTTACGCCACGCTTcggcgatcacggaacaaaTAAAGAAACGTTTGGAGTTGTTagctcaaaagtttgaccagtttcaatttTCGTGCAAaaaatcccaacaatttgcaaCGGGGTGTTCAAAGTGACGCAGCATGTAACATCCaacattgttatatagctggagtttttcccgctacagcgcgcccattcattggctagttcatggtcacatggcatttaacaatgaaactgtttaccgccaaatgccataagcgggcaacagtgcgaaaactattacgtcaaacggggaacagttcactgttacccgccaaatgttgaccgctgttgcacgtgatcagagcgtgcagttgaaggtggcctgatgttgtcgctggaatctgggcgcttctttcaaaatgtttgacctatttgttttgctatataacaaatcacttaatgactggtccctcaggaaacagttcattttgtttccctcgaatctcaatgtctccctcggctgcgcctcggggaaacattgagattctcgggaaacaaaatgaactgtttccctcgggaccagtcattaaagtgcccctaaccccaaaatgtttttttcgctaaaatgaatctttgcactcgctcgaaacgcattgcggcaattttttcctttttctaacaaattctgccattttataggcttcgaaagttgcgaaaatccaagcatcttttgttcacgaccgagtcagaaggggagtgggtctattcctgatgtgacgtcacaaactgatttacattgcattaactctttgtaaacatgcatgcaaagtagattgtgacgtcacatcaggaatagacccattccccttctgactcggtcgtgaactaaagatgcttggattttcgcaactttcgaagcctatagaatggcagaatttgatagaaaaaggaaaaaattgccgcaatgcgtttcgaacaggtgcaaagattcattttagcgaaaaaaacattttggggttaggggcactttaagtgtttaatgttgggagttgttggccgaCATTATTGCGTCCGTTTACACGGAGCCTTAGATTTCTGATTAAAGGTTTGAATAAAGATTGAACTAAGTCACTCGTGGAATTGAAGAAGTAAATACAGTTCTAAAATCGTTAAATAACAGCACAAATCATCTTTGTGAGCAAGTACTATGAGTCAAGTGTTTATAGACCAATATAAGCCTTTATGCGCCGTCGCCAGTCTTGTCTTTGCTGTTAAAAGTTTCCCGAAATTTATTACTCAGTGTGAAGATGTTTTCGGTTTTGAATTTTAAcaaaacctcgttcccagggtctttcatctTCTCACCCCAGAGTGTCCCCCAGAGGAAGAGAGGGAAAAAATCTCTCTTACCTCACTCCCTCTGGAGTAGGGAGATGAAAGACCCTGGAAATGAGGTTGTATTTTTACGAGGAGGACCCTTATTGTCACCTTTCAAAAGTCGTATACCTATTAATCTATTGCAGTGGACATACTGTCTGGCAGCTTCCTCGGTAATTGGCTCCTCCGTGTGGTTTTATGTACAGACTATATCCCACAGGAATGCTGCCTACTGCGCTGCAATACTGTTGGGTTTTGGTGGATCTGTGATGTATGTGACATCAACAGCGTTAGCCGGAGAGCTGATTGGCGAGAGTAAAGACTCCGGAGCATTCGTATTTGCATCGATGGGAAGTTTGGGCAAAGTTGCTTGTGGAGGAGCTTTTTTCTTCACTCAGGAGTTCTTTCCAACCCAAGGGTAAGAAAGTTGTTTGCGGCTAATCTATTGAAACAGAGATGGCAATAATTGTGTAGTGCACAAATGCTGGTGGGTGAACTAGATGATTTAATGAGAGGTCTATTAGTTTCGTCTACCGAAAATAGCAGCGGTCCCGCAACGTGAAAACTGGGTTTACGCATAGTTAGTAGCATGTCTAAAATTGCGTCTAAATCGTCTCCTGCTAGAAAATCACAGTCATCCGCCATCTTTGATTTGGAATCGTGTGCAGGGTCAGTGTCACGTGATGGTACGGTTCAAcatcaaaatcaaaacaataGGCCGgtcctttgaagtttgccggctTTCATAAgcagtcccctctactaactatggtttACGCGCCTAGCGTCAGTAATTCTTGTAGGCCACGACTTGCTCTCGAAGAAGAAACAAGTGAAGAGCAGGCGCATATCACTAAGCCTAAATTACCTTATAAATTACCACATTCTCGTTCCTAAAGAACACAATTTTTCTCGCTCAGCACCGAGTGGTTGGAATCTGTATTCTCAGAACTTAAAGCAATCAATGTTACGAACAACATCGTTCCCAGGAGCTCTTCTTTGCAGCCCATAAGCCAAGggagaggtcctgggaacgagattgggttACAAACGATCACAAAATGAATCGGACTTTGACTGCATCTGCGCATATTTCAAAGAAGGCCGAAAACCGTTATTCTTGTTACTGACTGGAAACTGAAAAAATTGCGGGCTCTCGGGAAGAGGATGAAAGGACCATTGCGCAAAACTATAGGTCCGTGTCTTCGGCTGAAAACCCTTAATAGCTTTTCTTTAAAGGACCCTAAATAACTGGAGTTTCCTCTctcctttaattttttaaaagccGGTTCatctgttgttgttttaattgttACATAGAGCTTCACCTGAGTACGTTCGTTTTGTCTTTTCCGGGGTGCTCGGCGCTGCTTCCATTCTGGGTTTCTTGGCTGTGATTGCGTTCCTACCAGCGACTGTGAGATGCAAAAAAGTTGGTAAGTAAACCTTTTTTCAGACGTAGGGTGAGAAAGCTGTAAAACGACTTCTCCTTGTCTCAATTAAGCGTTAGCCTTAACATTAGAAAAGTAACAGTCGTCtcttcttggttttttttacaTTCCTGCACAGCCTcgagtgaaatggtgacaagcGGCAGCGAAGCCGCAagggatttcaaaactactcgTCACCATAACACGCGCGGCCGAAACACAGCAAAACGAACCTCAACTTTCTTAACGCGTGTTACTGTCAATAACCCAACGATAGCATTTCCCGCCAGGTACGCAGGCTGGGCAACACTTGGCGGGATCCGTACGGCATAATACACCCCTTTGGGCGGCTGGTATGTCGACTGATAATGCCCGCGGCTTTGagaaaatgaatttttagccgagaagcgaagcttcgagagtAAATATGGAATTTTAGTTACAGCTGTTGTAAAACTGAAGTGTAGTCGTCCTAACACGACGAGAGGAAAAGTGGTTTTGAGGAGGGAGGGGAAGGGGGAATGAGTAATTTTTCCATACATAGACTGTTAACTCAAGGGAAGGCGCTGTCAAGTCAGATTTCTTATctacttttttttctctgttttagTTCACAGCGTGGACGCGGCAGTCCAAACTGAGGAAACAGTCATAAGTGACATCATTAACGACAACCGAGTGGTGTTGTGTAATGAATGTCAAAGTAAGGAGCTTGTAATAGATATGAGAACTAGCAATGCTCGGCTTACGAACTGAGATGAAAATACAATGACGCGTTCATAGAACCACTTTGCCGGGAATTGAGGTCGATGCATCAGGCGCTGTTAGGAAATGACTGAAGGAGGGTCAAAACCATTTCATTTAACCGCCAATGTACTTaagtttattttataaaagttCAAGTCCTCTCCCCCACTCCCCTGCTCTGACACTGCTTTTCTTCCTCCCTTCCATTATTCAATTGTGTCAGTCTTGGTAACCAGGCTTCGTGCGAATGGGAGGTCGAAGCAACCATCGATTTACTCCCGCATCGGAGTGCTTCCCTGTGGTTttggcacttgccttgagatccggggatcccgagttcaagacccgttctgaccacttgcttagtttgttcctggtagtccctggttcaacttcttggctgcatttgtaaatagacaactgggcccggttgttcgaaagccgattaacttaatccaggattagcgttaactatggtttcatttttttcaacgttttggtgaaagtttcttttgcttatttttgtttttcaagattgacttcctctaatctTAActttttgccgaatatcagcgttgaacagcatttgggaatagagaaataaactcgttggttaatttttaatctgggattagcgttaatcggattttgaacaaccgagccctggtttgcctccagccagttgggattctttaGCATTCTTATAACAGTTCTTGTTGTTGATCTCTTCTGTCGTTTTATTGGTCCGGAAACGGCCCTTTGAGGAGTGGTAAATTAAGGATGTGTATATGTGTGTAATTTTGTGGTTGTGACCAGTCAGGTGGGACACTTTATGACAAATACATAACCTTGCATTAGACTGGAAAGGAGAAGAAGCCACTTGCATATGTCACCTTCGAATGTCACTGATAACTGaccattctagaacaagtgCTCAGGCATTAGCCTGCGTGGTTGGCGGGATATTTTAACGCAGGTACCATGGTTGCTTTGTTGCGTTTTGGCCGCGAGTGGGCCGCGATTCGCATGGGgaaccctgtcccgtatctttctatttttagaactactacattttgacgtatgtgacgtatgtgactgagaacatagtgaagtggttcacatacgtcacatacgtatgtgacgtaataaatggctgaccattggctattgtgaaaacacccattAAAGCCCCCCTGCGaagtgcttctaaaaatagaaagatacgggaaagggttgactcagagggttaatatggaagatggaggctccgggtaatgggctc from Montipora capricornis isolate CH-2021 chromosome 9, ASM3666992v2, whole genome shotgun sequence encodes:
- the LOC138015274 gene encoding major facilitator superfamily domain-containing protein 12-like, which translates into the protein MATPNSWDSSFVIDPKVTQKGTKHYQKARLPLTQRLSFSVGNFLNDAVAGAWTTYLIIFQTKVLGMSNRGVGLLSIVSFSVDAVLSLFVGYVCDNRKFPLCAKRYGKRKSFHLLGTILVAGFFPLLMMPCFICGDDSSEWKMLIYYGFIMIIHNFGWALAQVTHLALIPECAKRPREMVELHSLRSGITFVSGIFTYAVTLILLNTDDRDESISAGHWKDFLEMSFIVVSAGCLFSLIFHLGTKEPIAGVQIRKDKFISGERHRNPTAELPEKVVGVFCLYDEKDLNVALPVGSNSQLPDLHLDITGKEFTEDDIVVGNTGFDESCGDSFIKCTDDLHFTDQKKQASSYEFSFSNPGFKTSDELVRDSEKKNPEQDTSEHSNSEKFSFSNLTFVNEDKQGAQHDQAQPQKTSGKFDDARNDISIEERLDLDVSEGYASSPETDSVGSNDIQQDKDTNKEPSCQTVLGHLSPQPSRRTSFPEEIGKSFVGVDVIINKINKQGNERRKTSKSWIDWFKNPMFYKISFAYMCTRVIQGYSLSYVPMYLMDTLEFEKESIAYFPLVILASGVFSSLGAKKLDKILGAKWTYCLAASSVIGSSVWFYVQTISHRNAAYCAAILLGFGGSVMYVTSTALAGELIGESKDSGAFVFASMGSLGKVACGGAFFFTQEFFPTQGASPEYVRFVFSGVLGAASILGFLAVIAFLPATVRCKKVVHSVDAAVQTEETVISDIINDNRVVLCNECQSKELVIDMRTSNARLTN